The nucleotide sequence TCTTCCGGCTTGCCAATTTCAGCCGAAAGGAAGGGGACGATGTCAAAGTCTTCCTGCTGGGCGCCGGAGTGGAGCTGGATGGGATCAAAGATCCGAAGTTCGATACGCGAGGGCAGGCGGAAAGCTTCCTTGCTGCGGGTGGGAATATCCTTGCCTGCGGGACATGTCTCAAACTGCGGAATTCCTCCGGCTCGGAGCTGTGCCCGCTTTCGACCATGAAAGATCTGCACGAGATGATCCGGGAGGCGGACCGCGTCATGACGTTCTGACAAGGGGAGTCG is from Thermodesulfobacteriota bacterium and encodes:
- a CDS encoding DsrE family protein, with amino-acid sequence MKLALVISQTDPEVVFNVFRLANFSRKEGDDVKVFLLGAGVELDGIKDPKFDTRGQAESFLAAGGNILACGTCLKLRNSSGSELCPLSTMKDLHEMIREADRVMTF